A DNA window from Rossellomorea marisflavi contains the following coding sequences:
- the infA gene encoding translation initiation factor IF-1, which translates to MAKDDVIEVEGKVLETLPNATFKVELENGHTIHAHVSGKIRMHFIRILPGDKVTVELSPYDLTKGRITYRYK; encoded by the coding sequence ATGGCAAAAGATGATGTAATTGAAGTTGAAGGTAAAGTACTAGAAACTTTGCCGAATGCTACTTTTAAAGTAGAATTAGAAAATGGTCATACCATTCATGCTCATGTATCAGGGAAGATCCGTATGCACTTCATCCGTATCCTGCCTGGTGATAAGGTGACTGTCGAACTTTCACCATATGACTTGACTAAAGGTAGAATCACTTATCGTTACAAATAA
- the rpmJ gene encoding 50S ribosomal protein L36, which translates to MKVRPSVKPICEKCKVIRRKGKVMVICENPKHKQKQG; encoded by the coding sequence ATGAAAGTCAGACCATCTGTAAAACCTATCTGCGAAAAATGCAAAGTCATCCGCAGAAAAGGAAAAGTCATGGTTATCTGTGAAAACCCTAAACACAAACAAAAACAAGGCTAA
- the rpsM gene encoding 30S ribosomal protein S13, whose product MARIAGVDIPRDKRVVISLTYIYGIGKNTAAKILAEAGVSEDTRVRDLTEDELGKIRDIVDKLKVEGDLRREISLNIKRLMEIGSYRGLRHRRGLPVRGQHTKNNARTRKGPRKTVANKKK is encoded by the coding sequence ATGGCACGTATTGCTGGTGTAGACATTCCACGTGACAAACGTGTTGTCATTTCATTAACATACATCTATGGAATTGGTAAAAACACTGCTGCTAAAATCTTGGCTGAAGCCGGTGTATCAGAAGATACTCGCGTTCGCGATCTTACTGAGGACGAACTTGGTAAAATCCGTGATATCGTCGACAAATTGAAAGTTGAGGGTGACCTTCGTCGTGAAATCTCACTCAACATCAAACGTCTGATGGAAATCGGTTCTTACCGCGGTCTTCGTCACCGTCGTGGACTACCTGTTCGTGGTCAACATACGAAGAACAATGCACGTACACGTAAAGGTCCTCGTAAAACTGTAGCTAACAAGAAAAAATAA
- the rpsK gene encoding 30S ribosomal protein S11: MARKQNTRKRRVKKNIEAGIAHIRSTFNNTIVTITDVHGNAVAWSSAGSLGFRGSRKSTPFAAQMAAETAAKASQEHGLKTLEVTVKGPGAGREAAIRALQAAGLEVTAIRDVTPVPHNGCRPPKRRRV, from the coding sequence ATGGCACGTAAACAAAACACTCGTAAACGTCGTGTGAAAAAGAATATCGAAGCCGGTATTGCTCACATCCGTTCTACATTCAATAACACAATCGTAACTATTACTGATGTTCACGGAAACGCTGTTGCATGGTCAAGTGCAGGTTCACTAGGATTCAGAGGATCTCGTAAATCTACACCATTCGCAGCACAAATGGCTGCTGAAACAGCTGCTAAAGCTTCTCAGGAACACGGTTTGAAAACTCTTGAAGTAACAGTTAAAGGTCCTGGTGCTGGTCGTGAAGCTGCAATCCGTGCGCTTCAAGCTGCAGGTCTTGAAGTTACTGCAATCAGAGACGTCACTCCAGTTCCTCATAATGGATGCCGTCCGCCAAAACGTCGCCGCGTTTAA
- a CDS encoding DNA-directed RNA polymerase subunit alpha: protein MIEIEKPKIETVEISDDATYGKFVVEPLERGYGTTLGNSLRRILLSSLPGAAVTSIQIDGVLHEFSTIEGVVEDVTSIILNIKKLALKIYSDEEKTLEIDVQGEGVVTAADITHDSDVEVLNPDLHIATLSKSGHFRVRLSAARGRGYRPADQNKREDLPIGVIPIDSIYTPVSRVNYQVENTRVGQMTNYDKLSLDVWTDGSIGPKEAISLGAKILTEHLNIFVGLTDEAQNAEIMVEKEEDQKEKVLEMTIEELDLSVRSYNCLKRAGINTVQELANKTEEDMMKVRNLGRKSLEEVKVKLEDLGLGLRKDD, encoded by the coding sequence ATGATCGAAATTGAAAAGCCAAAAATTGAAACGGTTGAGATCAGCGATGATGCCACATATGGAAAGTTCGTCGTAGAACCACTTGAGCGTGGATATGGTACAACTTTGGGTAACTCCTTACGTCGTATCCTACTATCGTCACTCCCAGGTGCCGCTGTCACATCTATTCAAATAGATGGAGTACTGCATGAGTTTTCAACAATTGAAGGCGTCGTAGAGGATGTCACATCCATCATTTTGAATATCAAGAAGCTGGCGTTGAAGATCTACTCTGATGAAGAGAAGACGTTGGAAATTGATGTGCAGGGTGAAGGCGTCGTTACGGCTGCTGATATTACTCACGATAGTGATGTTGAAGTGTTGAACCCCGATTTACACATCGCAACATTATCGAAAAGTGGTCATTTCCGTGTGCGTCTAAGCGCAGCTCGCGGACGTGGTTACCGACCTGCAGATCAAAACAAGCGTGAAGATCTTCCAATTGGCGTGATCCCAATCGATTCTATTTACACTCCAGTATCTCGCGTTAACTATCAGGTGGAGAATACGCGTGTCGGTCAAATGACCAACTACGATAAACTTTCCCTTGATGTATGGACTGATGGAAGTATTGGACCTAAGGAAGCTATTTCTTTGGGAGCTAAGATTCTGACAGAACATCTTAATATTTTCGTTGGCCTTACAGATGAGGCGCAGAACGCTGAAATCATGGTTGAAAAAGAAGAGGATCAAAAAGAGAAAGTTCTTGAGATGACTATCGAAGAATTGGATCTTTCCGTTCGCTCTTACAACTGCTTGAAGCGTGCTGGAATCAACACTGTGCAAGAACTTGCTAACAAAACTGAAGAAGATATGATGAAAGTACGTAACCTTGGACGTAAATCCCTTGAAGAGGTCAAAGTTAAACTTGAAGACCTTGGACTTGGATTGCGCAAAGACGACTGA
- the rplQ gene encoding 50S ribosomal protein L17 codes for MAYRKLGRTSAQRKAMLRDLATDLIINERIETTETRAKELRSVVEKMITLGKRGDLHARRQAGAYIRKEVANAETNQDALQKLFADIAPRYTERQGGYTRIMKVGPRRGDGAPMAIIELV; via the coding sequence ATGGCTTACAGAAAGTTAGGACGTACAAGTGCTCAACGTAAAGCAATGCTACGTGATTTAGCTACAGACCTAATCATCAACGAGCGCATCGAAACAACTGAAACTCGTGCGAAAGAGCTTCGTTCGGTTGTGGAGAAAATGATCACTCTAGGTAAACGCGGTGATCTTCATGCTCGTCGCCAAGCAGGTGCATACATTCGTAAAGAAGTTGCTAACGCTGAAACTAACCAAGATGCTCTTCAAAAGTTGTTCGCTGACATCGCTCCACGCTACACAGAGCGTCAAGGTGGATACACTCGCATCATGAAGGTTGGTCCTCGTCGTGGTGACGGTGCTCCAATGGCAATCATCGAATTAGTTTAA
- a CDS encoding energy-coupling factor ABC transporter ATP-binding protein yields the protein MDKIINVENVRFRYSDEGNEALKGIRLSVNRGEWLAIVGHNGSGKSTLAKMLNGLHFPNEGVVTVDGTRLQEETIWEIRAKLGMVFQNPDNQFVGATVEDDVAFGLENHGVPHDVMVKRVREALKNVHMGDFLAQEPHHLSGGQKQRVAIAGVIALQPSIIILDEATSMLDPKGRKEVLEVVRKLKEEEELTVISITHDLEEASRADRIIVLNQGTVFKEGTPEEIFKLEDELTGLGLDSPFTIKLAGALKERGIPLSKTYLTEEELVNELCRSHLNM from the coding sequence TTGGATAAGATCATCAACGTAGAGAATGTCCGCTTCCGATATTCCGACGAAGGGAATGAAGCGCTGAAAGGCATCAGGCTCTCCGTCAACCGGGGCGAATGGCTGGCGATCGTCGGGCATAATGGATCAGGGAAATCCACCCTTGCCAAAATGCTGAACGGTCTTCATTTTCCGAATGAAGGAGTCGTCACAGTGGACGGCACCCGCCTTCAGGAAGAGACGATCTGGGAGATCCGCGCCAAGCTGGGAATGGTATTTCAAAACCCTGACAATCAATTTGTCGGTGCGACAGTTGAGGATGATGTGGCTTTTGGGTTGGAAAACCATGGTGTGCCTCATGATGTGATGGTGAAACGAGTGAGGGAAGCACTGAAGAACGTCCATATGGGTGATTTTCTTGCTCAAGAGCCGCACCATCTATCGGGTGGACAGAAGCAACGGGTGGCCATCGCAGGTGTCATTGCCCTGCAGCCATCCATCATCATCCTGGATGAAGCCACCTCCATGCTCGATCCCAAAGGACGAAAAGAGGTATTAGAGGTGGTCCGGAAGCTGAAGGAAGAAGAGGAGCTGACGGTCATCTCCATCACCCACGACCTTGAAGAAGCATCAAGGGCCGACCGGATCATCGTCCTGAACCAGGGAACCGTGTTCAAAGAGGGAACCCCGGAGGAGATCTTCAAGCTTGAAGACGAACTGACGGGACTGGGTCTTGATTCACCGTTTACAATCAAGCTTGCCGGTGCTTTGAAGGAACGGGGAATTCCATTATCTAAAACATACTTAACAGAAGAAGAGTTGGTGAATGAACTATGCAGATCACATTTAAACATGTAG
- a CDS encoding energy-coupling factor ABC transporter ATP-binding protein gives MQITFKHVEYRYSFNTPFEKLALEDINLEIPTGRFLSVIGHTGSGKSTLLQHLNGLLKPTEGTVTMGDHTIHAKQKSKSLKAVRQKVGIVFQFPEHQLFEETVLKDICYGPMNFGISRDVAEARARELIVKVGLTEDVLEKSPFDLSGGQMRRVAIAGVLAMNPEVIVLDEPTAGLDPRGQKEIMDMFYELHKEKGLTTILVTHSMEDAARYADEIVIMQKGRLKKQGSPREIFSHAEQLFEMGLDVPDVVRFQYEYEMASGRSLGRTCLTIEELADAISMSGGGRP, from the coding sequence ATGCAGATCACATTTAAACATGTAGAGTACCGGTATTCATTCAACACTCCATTCGAAAAGTTGGCGCTTGAGGACATCAATCTGGAGATCCCGACCGGACGATTCCTGTCCGTCATCGGACACACGGGCTCCGGGAAATCCACGCTCCTGCAACACCTGAACGGGTTATTGAAACCGACGGAGGGCACCGTGACGATGGGGGACCATACGATCCATGCGAAACAAAAGTCGAAGAGCCTCAAAGCTGTACGCCAAAAGGTAGGGATCGTCTTTCAGTTCCCGGAGCATCAGCTCTTTGAAGAAACGGTCCTGAAAGATATCTGCTATGGGCCGATGAATTTTGGCATCAGCAGGGATGTGGCCGAAGCACGTGCAAGGGAACTGATCGTCAAGGTCGGTCTGACTGAAGACGTCCTTGAAAAGTCCCCGTTTGATCTTTCCGGTGGGCAGATGCGCCGTGTCGCCATCGCTGGCGTTCTTGCCATGAACCCTGAAGTCATCGTGCTGGATGAGCCGACGGCAGGGCTTGATCCGCGGGGGCAAAAAGAGATCATGGACATGTTCTATGAGCTTCACAAAGAAAAGGGTCTCACGACGATCCTGGTCACCCACAGCATGGAGGATGCAGCACGATATGCCGATGAGATCGTCATCATGCAAAAGGGCCGGTTGAAGAAGCAGGGCTCTCCGAGAGAGATCTTCTCCCACGCGGAACAACTGTTTGAAATGGGCTTGGATGTGCCGGATGTCGTTCGCTTCCAGTACGAATACGAAATGGCCTCAGGCAGATCCCTCGGCCGGACATGCTTGACGATCGAAGAGCTGGCAGACGCCATTTCCATGTCAGGGGGTGGACGGCCATGA
- a CDS encoding energy-coupling factor transporter transmembrane component T family protein has product MMEKMIIGRYVPGDSVLHRMDPRAKILFIFGFICIVFLANNALTYGILGIFTLGALLLSKLPIRFILGGLKPILWIILFTFLLHIFFTKEGDVLVDLKWFAIYEEGLRQGIFISLRFFYLILITSLLTLTTSPITITDGLETLLNPLRKIKFPVHELALMMSISLRFIPTLMEETDKIMKAQIARGAEFTSGPIKDRLQAIVPLLIPLFVSAFKRAEDLATAMEARGYQGGEGRTKYRLLSWKGRDTMVIIVLLVLTGLLIVFRG; this is encoded by the coding sequence ATGATGGAAAAGATGATCATCGGACGCTACGTCCCCGGGGATTCTGTCCTTCACAGGATGGACCCACGGGCAAAGATCCTCTTTATCTTCGGATTCATCTGCATCGTCTTTTTGGCGAACAACGCGCTGACGTATGGGATACTCGGCATATTTACACTCGGGGCATTGCTCCTTTCAAAATTGCCGATCCGATTCATATTGGGCGGCTTGAAGCCGATCCTGTGGATCATCCTGTTTACATTCCTGCTGCATATCTTCTTTACTAAAGAAGGCGATGTGCTCGTTGATCTGAAATGGTTTGCTATATATGAAGAAGGCCTGAGACAAGGGATTTTCATCAGCTTACGGTTCTTTTACCTTATTTTGATTACATCCTTGCTTACGCTGACTACTTCGCCGATCACGATCACGGATGGACTCGAGACGCTTCTGAATCCACTTCGTAAGATCAAGTTCCCCGTACACGAGCTGGCCCTCATGATGTCCATCTCCCTCAGGTTCATCCCGACCCTGATGGAAGAAACGGATAAGATCATGAAGGCACAGATCGCCCGGGGGGCAGAGTTTACCTCAGGACCGATCAAGGACAGGCTCCAGGCCATCGTACCGCTTCTGATCCCACTCTTCGTAAGTGCCTTCAAGCGTGCGGAAGACTTGGCAACCGCCATGGAAGCAAGAGGCTATCAGGGCGGGGAGGGCCGGACGAAATACCGACTCCTTTCCTGGAAGGGCAGGGATACGATGGTCATCATCGTCCTGCTGGTCCTCACGGGACTCCTGATCGTGTTCAGGGGATGA